A genomic stretch from Longimicrobium sp. includes:
- a CDS encoding HAMP domain-containing sensor histidine kinase, producing MRAIRPNRTLPRSTNLLPSRDAARRTRAVAPAAEPSARALALAETRAAVAAAANESGTAAGALRVALREMCTRLGFPAGRAIVLDAAGRARDVLWHGSPRRFAAFRDASTAVAPADVRGVAGRALAVAGPVGIADADEDPTLAVWAEARRAGLRSALAFPVAAAGGAVAVVEAWSPRPEAERAVLDACAFAARQLGAAFEREAERAALRAEAGHLRAVVAAAPAGAVAFGADGRPALWTSTTEALLGGAPSEGAAGWRGARAAADAAIGGREPSTRMLRTGDGRALKLRISPAFVADGGQGAAGWVWKPRTPAPAAVPAATETRWPEQALATVVHDLRSPLSGITLAAESLLRVVPADEERVPERRLLGAITSAAERMRHLLNDLLDTARMDGGALPIAPRPVAVGAMLDDAAEAQRLQAEARGITLSVSPAPACEVMADERRVAQVLQNLVGNALAYTPAGGEVTLSAELRGDEVRVSVRDTGRGIAAADLPRVFDRFWRAADARGKGAGLGLAIARGIVEAHGGAIHAESTVGRGTTIVFTLPLAAEMALAA from the coding sequence ATGCGCGCCATCCGCCCGAACCGCACCCTCCCCCGCTCCACCAACCTCCTGCCGAGCCGCGACGCCGCTCGCCGCACCCGTGCCGTCGCCCCTGCGGCCGAGCCGTCGGCGCGGGCGCTCGCGCTGGCCGAGACGCGCGCCGCCGTTGCCGCGGCCGCCAACGAGAGCGGCACCGCGGCGGGCGCGCTCCGCGTGGCGCTGCGGGAAATGTGCACGCGGCTCGGCTTCCCGGCCGGACGGGCGATCGTGCTCGACGCCGCCGGGCGTGCGCGGGACGTGCTCTGGCACGGCTCGCCGCGGCGCTTCGCCGCGTTCCGCGATGCCTCCACTGCCGTGGCACCGGCGGACGTGCGCGGCGTGGCGGGGCGCGCGCTGGCCGTGGCCGGGCCGGTGGGGATCGCCGACGCGGACGAGGACCCGACGCTGGCGGTGTGGGCGGAGGCGCGGCGGGCGGGGCTGCGGAGCGCGCTGGCGTTCCCGGTGGCGGCGGCCGGCGGCGCGGTGGCCGTGGTGGAGGCCTGGTCGCCGCGGCCGGAGGCGGAGCGCGCGGTGCTCGACGCCTGCGCGTTCGCGGCGCGGCAGCTGGGCGCGGCGTTCGAGCGCGAGGCGGAGCGCGCCGCCCTCCGCGCCGAGGCCGGCCACCTGCGCGCGGTGGTGGCCGCGGCGCCGGCGGGTGCGGTCGCGTTCGGCGCCGACGGCCGGCCGGCGCTGTGGACCTCCACCACCGAGGCGCTGCTGGGCGGCGCGCCGTCGGAGGGCGCGGCGGGGTGGCGCGGCGCCCGCGCGGCGGCCGACGCGGCGATCGGCGGGCGCGAGCCCTCGACGCGGATGCTGCGCACCGGCGACGGGCGCGCGCTGAAGCTCCGCATCTCCCCGGCGTTCGTGGCGGACGGCGGGCAGGGCGCGGCGGGATGGGTGTGGAAGCCGCGCACGCCGGCGCCGGCGGCCGTCCCCGCCGCGACGGAGACCCGTTGGCCGGAGCAGGCGCTGGCGACCGTCGTGCACGACCTGCGCAGCCCGCTGAGCGGCATCACCCTGGCGGCCGAGTCGCTGCTGCGCGTGGTTCCCGCGGACGAAGAGCGCGTGCCCGAGCGGCGGCTGCTGGGCGCCATCACCAGCGCGGCCGAGCGGATGCGCCACCTGCTGAACGACCTGCTCGACACGGCACGGATGGACGGCGGCGCGCTCCCCATCGCCCCGCGGCCGGTCGCAGTCGGCGCGATGCTCGACGACGCGGCGGAGGCGCAGCGGCTGCAGGCGGAGGCGCGCGGCATCACCCTGAGCGTCTCCCCGGCACCGGCGTGCGAGGTGATGGCGGACGAGCGGCGAGTGGCGCAGGTGCTCCAGAACCTCGTCGGCAACGCGCTCGCCTACACGCCGGCCGGCGGCGAGGTGACGCTTTCCGCGGAGCTGCGCGGGGACGAGGTGCGCGTTTCCGTGCGCGACACGGGGCGCGGGATCGCGGCGGCGGACCTGCCACGCGTGTTCGACCGCTTCTGGCGCGCCGCCGACGCCCGCGGCAAGGGCGCGGGTCTCGGCCTCGCCATCGCGCGGGGGATCGTGGAGGCGCACGGCGGCGCCATCCACGCCGAGAGCACCGTCGGCCGCGGCACCACGATCGTCTTTACCCTCCCCCTCGCGGCGGAGATGGCGCTGGCGGCGTGA
- a CDS encoding hemolysin family protein — protein MSGIGLEIALILVLIVLNGVFAMSEIAVVSSRRARLQERADAGDTGARRALALAEEPTRFLSTVQIGITLIGTLAGAFGGATLARELAPSIARVPALAPYAETLSLALVVLVITYLSLVIGELVPKRIGLNSPERIAAAVSRPMNAVSFLAAPAVKMLTVSTEVLLRILRVRKGAEPPVSEGEISVMMEQATQAGVFHEDEAEMVERVFWLGDQRVDAVMTPRHRIVWLDLQDPPEESWRQMVEHRFTRYLVCDGGLDEVKGMVDVKDLWAARLAGADAGLEAQTHAPHFVPSSTRALHLLEQFRESGVHLAVVVDEYGGVEGIVTLTDVLEELAGDLSAAGAGQPPVVRRDDGSLLVDGSYPIDDFREALGLPERRGEPREYRTVGGLVFTLLGHVPAPGEHVEHEGWRIEVMDMDGNRVDKVLATPRIPAEL, from the coding sequence ATGTCCGGAATCGGCCTGGAGATCGCGCTGATCCTGGTTCTGATCGTGTTGAACGGCGTGTTCGCGATGTCGGAGATCGCCGTGGTGTCGTCGCGGCGCGCGCGGCTGCAGGAGCGCGCCGACGCCGGCGACACGGGCGCGCGCCGGGCGCTGGCGCTGGCCGAGGAGCCCACGCGCTTCCTCTCCACCGTGCAGATCGGGATCACGCTGATCGGCACGCTGGCGGGCGCGTTCGGCGGCGCCACGCTGGCCAGGGAGCTGGCGCCGTCCATCGCCCGCGTCCCCGCGCTGGCGCCGTACGCGGAGACCCTCTCCCTGGCGCTGGTGGTGCTGGTGATCACCTACCTGTCGCTGGTGATCGGCGAGCTGGTGCCCAAGCGCATCGGCCTGAACTCGCCCGAGCGCATCGCCGCCGCCGTGTCGCGGCCGATGAACGCCGTCTCCTTCCTGGCCGCGCCGGCGGTGAAGATGCTCACCGTGAGCACCGAGGTGCTCCTGCGCATCCTGCGCGTGCGCAAGGGCGCCGAGCCGCCGGTGAGCGAGGGCGAGATCTCGGTGATGATGGAGCAGGCCACGCAGGCCGGCGTGTTCCACGAGGACGAGGCGGAGATGGTGGAGCGCGTGTTCTGGCTGGGCGACCAGCGCGTCGACGCGGTGATGACGCCGCGCCACCGCATCGTCTGGCTGGACCTGCAGGACCCGCCGGAGGAGAGCTGGCGGCAGATGGTGGAGCACCGCTTCACCCGCTACCTGGTGTGCGACGGCGGGCTCGACGAGGTGAAGGGGATGGTGGACGTGAAGGACCTGTGGGCCGCGCGCCTGGCCGGCGCCGACGCGGGGCTCGAGGCGCAGACGCACGCGCCGCACTTCGTCCCCAGCAGCACGCGCGCGCTGCACCTGCTGGAGCAGTTCCGCGAGAGCGGCGTCCACCTGGCCGTGGTGGTCGACGAGTACGGCGGGGTGGAGGGGATCGTGACGCTCACCGACGTGCTGGAGGAGCTCGCCGGCGACCTCTCCGCCGCGGGCGCGGGGCAGCCGCCGGTGGTGCGGCGCGACGACGGGTCGCTGCTGGTGGACGGCTCCTACCCGATCGACGACTTCCGCGAGGCGCTGGGCCTTCCCGAGCGCCGCGGCGAGCCGCGCGAGTACCGCACCGTCGGCGGCCTCGTCTTCACCCTCCTGGGCCACGTTCCCGCGCCCGGCGAGCACGTGGAGCACGAGGGGTGGCGCATCGAGGTGATGGACATGGACGGCAACCGCGTCGACAAGGTCCTCGCCACCCCCCGCATCCCCGCGGAGCTTTAA